The following proteins are co-located in the Maridesulfovibrio sp. genome:
- a CDS encoding radical SAM protein codes for MFEDKYLLHERQANNTPDRLRTIALDVTNRCNMSCSHCYASVFKQQPDVDLEYLRRVTREAYELGVFHYVLQGGEAILEFDRLVSIIEMIHPQETYINVVSNGWEMDHYKIKELKALNVDKISYSLDSGFAAEHDENRVFGSFERVIEAVKNTTAEGLHSAVSTVVSHGTIEQDSFKKVLEIAKELQVRVEVQVAMPVGKWDGIKDIRITPDEAAQLKDIFETRGTLPNGQRHIGRDIYNCNGKDRCPAGVNFMAISASGEIFPCNFCQYTLGNIKDVSLADARKSLLTSKWFQGTHPCCLLGEDDEFFDKYVAPYVGQAKPLDAYKLFDLKGRND; via the coding sequence ATGTTTGAAGATAAATATTTATTGCATGAAAGGCAGGCCAACAATACTCCTGACCGTTTGCGGACAATTGCTCTGGATGTCACTAATAGATGTAATATGTCCTGTTCGCATTGTTATGCTTCCGTTTTCAAGCAGCAACCTGATGTTGATCTTGAATATCTGAGGAGAGTAACCCGAGAGGCCTATGAACTTGGTGTTTTCCATTATGTCCTGCAGGGCGGCGAGGCTATACTGGAGTTTGACAGATTGGTAAGCATTATTGAAATGATTCATCCTCAGGAAACATATATTAATGTTGTCTCCAACGGCTGGGAGATGGATCATTATAAAATTAAAGAGTTAAAGGCCCTGAATGTAGATAAGATATCCTACAGCCTTGATTCCGGATTTGCGGCTGAGCATGATGAGAACAGGGTGTTTGGTTCATTTGAACGAGTAATTGAAGCGGTTAAGAATACCACAGCTGAAGGGCTGCACTCGGCTGTGTCCACAGTAGTTTCCCACGGGACGATTGAACAGGATAGTTTTAAAAAGGTTTTGGAGATCGCTAAGGAATTACAGGTTAGGGTAGAAGTTCAGGTCGCTATGCCAGTTGGAAAGTGGGACGGGATAAAGGATATACGGATCACCCCTGATGAAGCTGCGCAGTTGAAAGATATTTTTGAAACGCGGGGAACTTTGCCCAATGGTCAGCGTCATATCGGACGTGATATCTATAACTGTAATGGTAAGGATCGTTGTCCTGCTGGGGTAAATTTCATGGCAATCAGTGCCAGCGGCGAGATTTTTCCCTGCAATTTTTGTCAGTACACTTTAGGTAATATAAAAGATGTCTCTTTGGCTGACGCTCGGAAATCCTTACTTACAAGTAAATGGTTTCAGGGAACCCATCCTTGTTGTCTGCTGGGTGAGGATGATGAATTTTTCGATAAATATGTAGCTCCGTATGTCGGGCAGGCTAAGCCTCTGGATGCCTACAAACTTTTTGATCTCAAGGGAAGAAATGACTAA
- a CDS encoding TylF/MycF/NovP-related O-methyltransferase, with amino-acid sequence MTKKFDGFAKSLSDCEVEDQIAEHCERYGFSSLDAAKHWMVLGRRQWIKRFLAHSELFRMTLDVPGDIAELGVFRGMGLFTWANLLESYCIGDRTKTVWGFDNWEGFTSFSPEDGKSIEESNKMIGGFSPKDHYQELLDAIKLFDNDRFIPQKPRIKLVEGQIEETCRQFVKDNPGVRFSLIHFDCDLYAPTKAALEAFWPLLSRGGVILFDEYGIQQWPGETKAVDEFFADKPGVKIKTLPWTNAPAGYLVKE; translated from the coding sequence ATGACTAAAAAATTCGATGGATTTGCAAAATCTTTGAGCGACTGCGAAGTCGAAGACCAGATTGCAGAACACTGTGAACGATATGGTTTTTCCTCTCTTGATGCTGCTAAGCACTGGATGGTTTTGGGGCGGAGACAGTGGATTAAAAGATTTCTGGCACATTCCGAATTATTCCGCATGACCCTTGATGTTCCCGGTGATATTGCTGAGCTTGGTGTGTTTAGGGGGATGGGCCTATTTACTTGGGCAAATCTGCTTGAATCATACTGCATTGGCGACCGGACCAAAACCGTCTGGGGATTTGATAATTGGGAGGGGTTCACCTCCTTTTCACCTGAGGATGGAAAATCCATCGAAGAATCCAATAAAATGATAGGTGGATTTTCGCCCAAGGATCATTATCAGGAGCTTCTGGATGCGATTAAACTTTTTGATAATGATAGATTTATTCCGCAGAAGCCCAGAATTAAACTAGTTGAAGGGCAGATTGAAGAGACTTGCAGGCAGTTTGTGAAGGATAATCCCGGGGTGCGTTTCTCGCTGATTCATTTTGATTGTGATCTTTATGCACCTACGAAGGCTGCCTTAGAGGCGTTTTGGCCTTTGTTAAGCCGGGGTGGGGTTATTCTCTTTGATGAATATGGGATTCAGCAGTGGCCCGGTGAAACCAAAGCCGTGGATGAATTTTTTGCTGATAAGCCCGGAGTGAAGATTAAGACTTTGCCGTGGACTAACGCTCCTGCCGGATATCTGGTTAAAGAATAG
- a CDS encoding TRAP transporter large permease: MEPTTLGIIGIFVMLALLMTRMPVAYVMTLVGFGGFSLLISVKGGMNLLSRSFYDTFSSYSLSTIPLFILMGQLAFNSGISRRLYSTAYHFLGHIQGGLAMATVAACTAFGSVCGSSPATAATMATVGIPEMKRYGYSNSLAAGSVASGGGLGMIMPPSIVLIVYGILTEQSIGELFMAGILPSVVLTILFIIAIAIVCHRDPSLGPKGETFPLSAKLKSLMGLMDTIAVFALVIGGMFFGFFTPNESAAVGVLGILVLGIIKRQLTWEAFVNSLYETLRTSVMVLFLVAGALIFGKFLAVTRIPFNVAEWTASFDLHPLIIVSMILIVYFIGGCIMDALALIMLTIPVFYPVITTLGFDPIWFGVIIVLITQIGVITPPVGINVYVVYGMAQKFAPDITLEDIFKGTMPFLLAILVGIVLFAIFPQIILYLPQAMY, from the coding sequence ATGGAACCGACCACTCTTGGAATTATCGGCATCTTTGTAATGCTGGCCCTGCTAATGACCCGCATGCCCGTGGCTTACGTCATGACTCTTGTCGGCTTCGGCGGGTTCTCCTTGCTTATTTCCGTGAAAGGCGGCATGAACCTGCTTTCCCGCAGCTTTTACGACACATTTTCATCATATAGCCTGTCCACTATTCCCCTGTTCATCCTCATGGGCCAGTTAGCCTTTAACAGTGGGATCAGCCGCAGGCTCTACAGTACGGCATACCATTTCCTGGGACACATTCAGGGCGGTTTGGCCATGGCAACTGTTGCCGCATGCACTGCATTCGGTTCGGTCTGCGGCTCCAGCCCTGCAACTGCTGCCACAATGGCGACCGTCGGTATCCCGGAAATGAAACGCTACGGTTACTCCAACTCCCTCGCAGCCGGTTCCGTTGCTTCCGGCGGTGGTCTGGGTATGATCATGCCGCCCAGCATCGTGCTCATCGTCTACGGCATACTTACCGAGCAATCCATCGGTGAATTGTTCATGGCAGGAATTCTACCTTCTGTAGTGCTGACCATCCTGTTCATCATCGCTATTGCCATAGTCTGCCACCGCGACCCCAGCCTCGGACCCAAGGGCGAAACTTTTCCCTTGAGCGCCAAACTTAAATCTCTCATGGGACTGATGGACACCATCGCCGTATTCGCCCTTGTAATCGGTGGTATGTTCTTTGGATTCTTTACTCCCAACGAATCCGCTGCTGTCGGCGTACTGGGGATTCTCGTACTTGGAATAATCAAACGTCAGCTGACATGGGAGGCTTTCGTAAATTCACTGTATGAAACCCTGCGCACATCAGTAATGGTCCTCTTCCTCGTAGCCGGGGCGCTGATTTTCGGTAAATTCCTAGCCGTAACCCGCATTCCTTTCAATGTTGCCGAATGGACTGCTTCATTCGACCTGCATCCGCTGATCATCGTTTCCATGATCCTAATCGTCTACTTCATCGGCGGCTGCATCATGGACGCACTGGCCCTCATAATGCTGACTATCCCGGTATTCTACCCGGTTATCACGACACTTGGCTTCGATCCCATCTGGTTCGGGGTCATCATAGTGCTGATCACCCAGATCGGAGTCATCACACCTCCTGTAGGAATCAACGTGTACGTGGTTTACGGCATGGCCCAAAAATTTGCCCCGGATATCACCCTTGAGGATATCTTCAAGGGGACCATGCCCTTCCTGCTGGCAATTCTGGTGGGAATAGTACTCTTCGCCATTTTTCCGCAAATAATTTTGTATCTGCCGCAGGCAATGTATTAA
- a CDS encoding TRAP transporter small permease translates to MGNQVISLINKFEALLKKIAAVCLIGMALLTGADIISRGVLNTPIFGVEDIVAVLAVLTTGLALGYAENQKANIGVEFLYSKMNARTRRIVKIITTSLSVALFGLVTWRLYLYGCSMRESGEVSMTLELPTDMVIFALTFGFGCFTLTLLKELIMLFKGEE, encoded by the coding sequence GTGGGTAATCAAGTCATAAGCCTCATCAACAAATTTGAGGCATTGTTAAAAAAAATTGCCGCCGTATGCTTAATAGGCATGGCCCTTTTAACCGGGGCGGATATTATTTCACGCGGCGTGCTGAACACCCCCATTTTCGGGGTCGAGGATATTGTGGCAGTGCTGGCGGTTTTGACTACCGGACTGGCTCTTGGCTATGCCGAAAACCAAAAGGCAAACATAGGTGTGGAATTCCTCTACAGCAAGATGAATGCCCGCACCCGACGCATTGTTAAGATCATAACTACGTCCTTAAGTGTTGCCCTGTTCGGACTGGTTACATGGAGACTATATCTTTACGGCTGCTCAATGCGTGAATCCGGGGAAGTTTCAATGACCCTTGAATTACCCACTGATATGGTCATTTTCGCGCTGACTTTCGGTTTCGGTTGCTTCACTCTCACCCTGCTGAAAGAACTCATCATGCTTTTCAAAGGGGAAGAATAA
- a CDS encoding TRAP transporter substrate-binding protein: MKKLLITVVAAAMCMCALPLTAGAKSINLTYSNFFPPTHIQSKLAKQWGEEVTKRTEGRVTIAYFPGGTLTKAKQCYDGVVEGLSDIGMSALAYSRGRFPTMAAVDLPLGYKSGVAATKVANAVYDKFQPKELRDVKVLFFHAHGPGLLFTAKKPVKTLEDIKGMKLRGTGNSAQLLKALGAAPVAMSMPDSYQAIRKGVVDGGVYPMETNKGWKMGEVVDYCTLDYPVGYTTTFFAVMNKDKWEAISEQDQKIIMEISREFAGKHGQAWDESDKEGREFLTQKGGQFIELSEAEGKRWKEKAAPMMDDYIEKAGKKKLDGKAILDFTVETLNSVQ; encoded by the coding sequence ATGAAAAAACTTTTAATTACAGTAGTGGCCGCAGCCATGTGCATGTGCGCCCTGCCGCTCACAGCAGGTGCAAAATCCATTAACCTTACCTACTCAAACTTTTTCCCGCCCACCCACATCCAGTCCAAACTGGCCAAGCAGTGGGGAGAGGAAGTAACCAAACGCACCGAAGGCCGTGTGACCATCGCCTACTTTCCCGGCGGAACCCTGACCAAAGCCAAGCAATGCTACGACGGCGTAGTTGAAGGTCTTTCCGATATCGGCATGTCTGCGCTGGCATATTCCCGTGGCCGTTTCCCGACAATGGCTGCTGTTGATCTGCCTCTCGGCTACAAATCCGGCGTAGCTGCAACCAAGGTTGCCAATGCGGTTTACGATAAGTTCCAGCCAAAAGAACTGCGCGACGTAAAGGTTCTGTTTTTCCATGCCCACGGTCCCGGCCTGCTCTTCACCGCCAAGAAACCGGTTAAGACTCTCGAAGACATCAAAGGCATGAAACTGCGCGGAACCGGAAACTCCGCTCAGCTGCTTAAAGCTCTCGGCGCGGCTCCGGTTGCCATGTCCATGCCTGACAGCTATCAGGCCATCCGCAAAGGCGTTGTTGACGGCGGCGTATACCCCATGGAAACCAACAAGGGTTGGAAAATGGGCGAAGTCGTTGACTACTGCACCCTCGATTATCCCGTCGGTTACACCACCACTTTCTTTGCAGTCATGAATAAGGATAAATGGGAAGCTATTTCCGAGCAGGATCAGAAAATCATTATGGAAATCAGCAGAGAGTTCGCGGGCAAGCACGGTCAGGCCTGGGATGAAAGCGACAAAGAAGGACGCGAGTTCCTGACCCAGAAAGGTGGACAGTTCATTGAGCTGAGCGAAGCCGAAGGCAAGCGCTGGAAAGAAAAAGCTGCGCCCATGATGGATGATTACATCGAGAAAGCCGGCAAGAAGAAACTCGACGGCAAAGCAATTCTCGACTTTACCGTAGAAACTTTGAACAGCGTTCAGTAA
- a CDS encoding TetR/AcrR family transcriptional regulator → MARKQQEKSLQTKKELMEAANELFGKKGFVETTVAEITRYAGYAKGSFYRHWVSKDKLFLEIVEEKLTEYRNSRDDRLDKAESLEEVMNIIWDFLENIVRDQNWAKVFLEFTIYASRVPELREDLSLSQYRLSEEVFAALVRDFVETDYPPEKIGAFNTVLFEGYMVRSSIETGFMIQNNNGPGLIDFNDVREAAVTLALTNGLKKAE, encoded by the coding sequence ATGGCCAGAAAACAACAGGAAAAATCTCTACAAACCAAGAAAGAACTCATGGAAGCTGCCAACGAACTTTTTGGAAAGAAAGGTTTCGTAGAAACTACAGTGGCAGAAATCACCAGATATGCTGGATACGCCAAAGGCAGTTTCTACCGCCACTGGGTGAGCAAGGACAAACTCTTTCTGGAAATCGTAGAAGAAAAGCTGACCGAGTATCGCAATTCCCGCGATGACCGCTTGGACAAAGCAGAATCCCTTGAAGAGGTCATGAACATTATCTGGGATTTTCTGGAAAACATTGTCCGCGACCAAAACTGGGCCAAAGTCTTTCTGGAATTTACCATCTATGCTTCAAGGGTGCCGGAACTGCGCGAAGACCTGAGCCTGAGTCAGTACCGTCTTTCCGAAGAAGTCTTTGCCGCTCTGGTTCGCGATTTTGTTGAGACGGACTATCCGCCGGAAAAGATCGGAGCATTCAACACCGTACTATTCGAAGGATATATGGTCAGAAGTTCCATTGAAACCGGGTTTATGATCCAGAACAACAATGGCCCAGGACTAATCGATTTTAACGACGTCCGCGAAGCAGCGGTAACTCTTGCCTTAACCAACGGACTGAAAAAAGCTGAATAA